A single window of Gossypium hirsutum isolate 1008001.06 chromosome A10, Gossypium_hirsutum_v2.1, whole genome shotgun sequence DNA harbors:
- the LOC107896284 gene encoding ribosome biogenesis protein BMS1 homolog isoform X5, translating into MAMDSGADGQSHKAHRSRHSGASAKKKTKAKNKDQNSDQKQQNPKAFAFRSNAKAKRLQSRAVEKEQRRLHLPVIDRSYGELPPFVVVVQGPPQVGKSLLIKTLVKHYTKHNLPDVRGPITIVSGKQRRLQFVECPNDINGMIDAAKFADLALLLIDGSYGFEMETFEFLNILQVHGFPKVMGVLTHLDKFKDVKKLKKTKQRLKHRFWTEIYDGAKLFYLSGLIHGKYPKREVHNLARFISVMKFPPLSWRTSHPYLLVDRFEDVTPPERVQMNSKCDRNVTLYGYLRGCNLKKGTKVHIAGVGDFSLAGVTGLSDPCPLPSAAKKKGLRDKEKLFYAPMSGLGDLLYDKDAVYININDQFVQYSKVDEMGGTTNKENKRDVGEDLVKSLQAVKSPIDEKLEKTKISLFSHNDRKRRKAIFGDGVDHSNLKSTDEENEGDEDDDSDNDNDEGENDRSNEDNESCSGSEFSDGDEEDLKSEEDDRSNEDNESCSGSEFSDGDKEDLKSEEDGMGNISKWRASLVERASKKQNINLMQLVYGKSASTSNTSTNEVKDDSENEESDEDEFFKPKGQRAKNSIEGLGGGNINTEDCSKSTKISELKNWKEEEVYESIRDRFVTGDWSKGALRNQMSEAKTEEDDIDGDFEDLETGEKYESHQKDDSSNGGIQKEDDDAIEERRLKKLALRAKFDAHYDGSESPEEETDVQNGGKFHRSQANDSGYYDKLKEEIELQKQINIAELDDLDETTRLEIEGFRTGMYLRLEVHDVPFEMIEYFDPCHPILVGGIGLGEENVGYMQTRLKRHRWHKKVLKTRDPIIVSIGWRRYQTTPVYAIEDQNGRHRMLKYTPEHMHCLAMFWGPLAPPKTGVLAVQNLSNNQAAFRIIATAYVLEFNHAARIVKKIKLVGYPCKIFKKTTLIKDMFTSDLEVARFEGAAIRTVSGIRGQVKKAAKEEIGNQPKKKGGQAREGIARCTFEDRILMSDIVFLRAWTQVEVPQFYNALTTSLQPRQKTWQGMKTVAELRREHNLSIPVNKDSLYKPIERKPRKFNPLVIPKALQADLPFESKPKNIPHRKRPLLEDRRAVVMEPHERKVHALVQHLQLIRNDKMKKRKLKEEQKRKEVEAQRAKDEQVLRKRRRKKGKRETDKLKKKIRRHVEA; encoded by the exons ATGGCCATGGATAGTGGCGCTGATGGGCAGTCTCACAAGGCTCACCGCTCTCGCCACTCGGGTGCCTCTGCAAAAAAGAAAACCAAAGCCAAAAACAAGGATCAAAACTCCGACCAGAAGCAGCAAAATCCTAAG GCATTTGCTTTTCGTTCCAATGCAAAAGCGAAGCGTTTGCAATCGCGTGCTGTTGAAAAAGAACAACGAAGGCTTCATCTTCCTGTTATCGATCGCTCTTATGGTGAGCTGCCTCCATTTGTGGTCGTGGTGCAGGGGCCCCCTCAG GTTGGAAAGTCTCTTTTAATCAAGACTCTCGTAAAGCATTACACAAAGCATAATCTACCTGATGTTCGAGGACCAATAACCATAGTATCAG GCAAGCAGCGGCGCTTGCAGTTTGTTGAGTGTCCAAATGATATCAATGGTATGATTGATGCTGCAAAGTTTGCTGATCTAGCATTGCTTCTAATTGATGGAAGTTACGGCTTTGAAATG GAAACATTTGAATTCCTTAACATATTGCAAGTTCATGGTTTTCCAAAGGTGATGGGAGTTCTTACTCACCTTGATAAGTTTAAGGACgtaaagaaactaaagaaaacaaaacagcGTCTCAAACACCGTTTCTGGACAGAAATATATGATGGagctaaattgttttatttatctgGTCTCATTCACGGGAA GTATCCCAAGCGAGAAGTTCACAATCTTGCAAGATTTATATCTGTTATGAAGTTCCCTCCTTTATCGTGGAGGACTTCTCATCCGTATCTCTTGGTTGACCGTTTTGAAGATGTTACTCCCCCTGAGAGAGTGCAAATGAACAGTAAATGTGATAGGAATGTTACGCTTTACGGTTATCTGCGAGGTTGTAATTTGAAAAAGGGAACTAAG GTCCATATTGCCGGTGTTGGAGACTTTAGCTTGGCTGGTGTTACAGGCCTATCTGATCCTTGCCCTTTACCATCAGCTGCAAAAAAGAAGGGACTCCGTGACAAAGAAAAACTTTTTTATGCCCCCATGTCTGGACTGGGGGATCTCTTGTATGACAAAGATGCAGTCTACATAAACATTAATGACCAGTTTGTTCAGTATTCTAAAGTTGATGAAATGGGGGGAACAACAAATAAAG AAAATAAACGAGATGTTGGTGAGGACCTTGTGAAATCACTTCAGGCTGTAAAGAGCCCAATTGATGAGAAgttggaaaaaactaaaatttccctttttagtcACAATGATAGGAAAAGGAGAAAAGCAATCTTTGGAGACGGTGTTGATCATAGTAATCTCAAG AGTACAGATGAAGAGAATGAAGGTGATGAAGATGATGACAGTGACAACGACAACGATGAAGGTGAAAATGACAGAAGCAATGAAGATAACGAGTCATGTTCAGGTTCAGAGTTTTCCGACGGTGACGAAGAGGATCTAAAGTCTGAGG AAGATGACAGAAGCAACGAAGATAACGAGTCATGTTCAGGTTCAGAGTTTTCTGATGGTGACAAAGAGGATCTGAAGTCTGAGG AAGATGGCATGGGAAACATATCAAAGTGGAGAGCATCACTGGTGGAAAGGGCCTCTAAAAAACAGAATATAAACCTGATGCAGCTTGTATATGGGAAATCTGCATCAACATCAAACACTTCCACTAATGAAGTGAAGGATGACAGTGAGAATGAAGAGAGTGATGAAGATGAATTTTTTAAGCCCAAAGGGCAAAGGGCAAAG AACTCGATTGAAGGATTAGGTGGTGGGAACATCAACACTGAGGACTGTTCGAAATCCACTAAAATTTCAGAACTTAAGAACTGGAAAGAAGAAGAAGTATATGAGAGTATTCGTGATCGATTTGTCACTGGTGATTGGTCTAAAGGTGCCCTCAGAAATCAAATGTCAGAAGCTAAAACTGAAGAAGATGATATTGATGGTGACTTTGAAGATTTAGAAACTGGCGAGAAGTATGAGAGTCACCAGAAAGATGATTCTAGTAATGGTGGAATCCAAAAGGAAGATGATGATGCAATTGAGGAGCGGAGGTTAAAAAAGCTAGCTCTCCGCGCAAAATTTGATGCTCA TTATGATGGATCCGAATCACCGGAAGAGGAAACTGATGTACAAAATGGGGGAAAGTTTCACCGCAGTCAAGCGAATGACAGTGGGTATTATGACAAG TTGAAAGAAGAGATTGAACTCCAGAAACAAATTAATATAGCAGAACTCGACGATCTCGATGAGACTACCCGATTGGAAATTGAGGGATTCCGAACAGGAATGTATCTAAGGCTAGAAGTTCACGATGTTCCTTTTGAGATGATAGAGTATTTTGATCCCTGTCATCCCATTTTGGTTGGAGGAATTGGTCTCGGTGAGGAAAATGTTGGATACATGCAG ACGAGGCTAAAACGACACAGATGGCACAAGAAAGTGCTGAAGACTAGAGATCCAATAATTGTTTCAATTGGATGGAGGCGTTACCAGACCACCCCTGTTTATGCCATTGAGGACCAAAATGGAAGACATCGCATGCTCAAGTATACTCCAGAACATATGCATTGCCTTGCTATGTTTTGGGGCCCTCTTGCTCCACCCAAGACTGGAGTGCTTGCTGTTCAGAATTTATCTAACAATCAG GCGGCATTTCGCATCATAGCAACAGCATATGTACTTGAGTTCAACCATGCAGCACGGATAGTGAAAAAAATCAAGCTAGTTGGATACCCCTgtaaaatattcaagaaaacaacccTCATCAAGGATATGTTTACTTCAGATCTCGAAGTGGCTCGGTTTGAGGGTGCAGCAATTCGAACTGTGAGTGGGATCCGTGGGCAGGTGAAAAAG GCAGCAAAGGAAGAGATTGGTAATCAACCCAAAAAGAAGGGAGGGCAAGCGAGGGAAGGAATTGCAAGGTGCACCTTCGAGGATCGAATTTTGATGAGTGACATTGTCTTTTTGCGTGCATGGACTCAAGTTGAAGTTCCTCAGTTCTATAATGCATTAACTACTTCGTTGCAACCTCGTCAGAAGACCTGGCAAGGAATGAAAACAGTCGCAGAATTGAGGAGAGAACACAATCTTTCTATTCCTGTTAACAAGGATTCCCTCTACAAG CCAATTGAGAGAAAGCCAAGGAAATTCAATCCCCTTGTGATCCCTAAGGCGTTACAAGCAGATCTCCCGTTTGAATCGAAGCCCAAGAATATACCACACAGGAAACGGCCACTTCTTGAAGATAGAAGAGCTGTTGTCATGGAGCCTCATGAACGGAAAGTTCACGCTCTTGTTCAACACCTTCAGTTGATTAGAAATGACAAG ATGAAGAAGCGGAAGCTCAAGGAGGAGCAAAAACGGAAAGAAGTAGAGGCACAGAGAGCAAAGGATGAACAGGTGTTAAGAAAGCGTCGGAGAAAGAAAGGCAAGAGAGAAACAGACAAACTAAAGAAAAAGATTCGTAGACATGTGGAAGCCTGA
- the LOC107896284 gene encoding ribosome biogenesis protein BMS1 homolog isoform X6, with protein sequence MAMDSGADGQSHKAHRSRHSGASAKKKTKAKNKDQNSDQKQQNPKAFAFRSNAKAKRLQSRAVEKEQRRLHLPVIDRSYGELPPFVVVVQGPPQVGKSLLIKTLVKHYTKHNLPDVRGPITIVSGKQRRLQFVECPNDINGMIDAAKFADLALLLIDGSYGFEMETFEFLNILQVHGFPKVMGVLTHLDKFKDVKKLKKTKQRLKHRFWTEIYDGAKLFYLSGLIHGKYPKREVHNLARFISVMKFPPLSWRTSHPYLLVDRFEDVTPPERVQMNSKCDRNVTLYGYLRGCNLKKGTKVHIAGVGDFSLAGVTGLSDPCPLPSAAKKKGLRDKEKLFYAPMSGLGDLLYDKDAVYININDQFVQYSKVDEMGGTTNKENKRDVGEDLVKSLQAVKSPIDEKLEKTKISLFSHNDRKRRKAIFGDGVDHSNLKSTDEENEGDEDDDSDNDNDEGENDRSNEDNESCSGSEFSDGDEEDLKSEEDDRSNEDNESCSGSEFSDGDKEDLKSEEDGMGNISKWRASLVERASKKQNINLMQLVYGKSASTSNTSTNEVKDDSENEESDEDEFFKPKGQRAKNSIEGLGGGNINTEDCSKSTKISELKNWKEEEVYESIRDRFVTGDWSKGALRNQMSEAKTEEDDIDGDFEDLETGEKYESHQKDDSSNGGIQKEDDDAIEERRLKKLALRAKFDAHYDGSESPEEETDVQNGGKFHRSQANDSGYYDKLKEEIELQKQINIAELDDLDETTRLEIEGFRTGMYLRLEVHDVPFEMIEYFDPCHPILVGGIGLGEENVGYMQTRLKRHRWHKKVLKTRDPIIVSIGWRRYQTTPVYAIEDQNGRHRMLKYTPEHMHCLAMFWGPLAPPKTGVLAVQNLSNNQAAFRIIATAYVLEFNHAARIVKKIKLVGYPCKIFKKTALIKDMFTSDSKWLGLRVQQFEL encoded by the exons ATGGCCATGGATAGTGGCGCTGATGGGCAGTCTCACAAGGCTCACCGCTCTCGCCACTCGGGTGCCTCTGCAAAAAAGAAAACCAAAGCCAAAAACAAGGATCAAAACTCCGACCAGAAGCAGCAAAATCCTAAG GCATTTGCTTTTCGTTCCAATGCAAAAGCGAAGCGTTTGCAATCGCGTGCTGTTGAAAAAGAACAACGAAGGCTTCATCTTCCTGTTATCGATCGCTCTTATGGTGAGCTGCCTCCATTTGTGGTCGTGGTGCAGGGGCCCCCTCAG GTTGGAAAGTCTCTTTTAATCAAGACTCTCGTAAAGCATTACACAAAGCATAATCTACCTGATGTTCGAGGACCAATAACCATAGTATCAG GCAAGCAGCGGCGCTTGCAGTTTGTTGAGTGTCCAAATGATATCAATGGTATGATTGATGCTGCAAAGTTTGCTGATCTAGCATTGCTTCTAATTGATGGAAGTTACGGCTTTGAAATG GAAACATTTGAATTCCTTAACATATTGCAAGTTCATGGTTTTCCAAAGGTGATGGGAGTTCTTACTCACCTTGATAAGTTTAAGGACgtaaagaaactaaagaaaacaaaacagcGTCTCAAACACCGTTTCTGGACAGAAATATATGATGGagctaaattgttttatttatctgGTCTCATTCACGGGAA GTATCCCAAGCGAGAAGTTCACAATCTTGCAAGATTTATATCTGTTATGAAGTTCCCTCCTTTATCGTGGAGGACTTCTCATCCGTATCTCTTGGTTGACCGTTTTGAAGATGTTACTCCCCCTGAGAGAGTGCAAATGAACAGTAAATGTGATAGGAATGTTACGCTTTACGGTTATCTGCGAGGTTGTAATTTGAAAAAGGGAACTAAG GTCCATATTGCCGGTGTTGGAGACTTTAGCTTGGCTGGTGTTACAGGCCTATCTGATCCTTGCCCTTTACCATCAGCTGCAAAAAAGAAGGGACTCCGTGACAAAGAAAAACTTTTTTATGCCCCCATGTCTGGACTGGGGGATCTCTTGTATGACAAAGATGCAGTCTACATAAACATTAATGACCAGTTTGTTCAGTATTCTAAAGTTGATGAAATGGGGGGAACAACAAATAAAG AAAATAAACGAGATGTTGGTGAGGACCTTGTGAAATCACTTCAGGCTGTAAAGAGCCCAATTGATGAGAAgttggaaaaaactaaaatttccctttttagtcACAATGATAGGAAAAGGAGAAAAGCAATCTTTGGAGACGGTGTTGATCATAGTAATCTCAAG AGTACAGATGAAGAGAATGAAGGTGATGAAGATGATGACAGTGACAACGACAACGATGAAGGTGAAAATGACAGAAGCAATGAAGATAACGAGTCATGTTCAGGTTCAGAGTTTTCCGACGGTGACGAAGAGGATCTAAAGTCTGAGG AAGATGACAGAAGCAACGAAGATAACGAGTCATGTTCAGGTTCAGAGTTTTCTGATGGTGACAAAGAGGATCTGAAGTCTGAGG AAGATGGCATGGGAAACATATCAAAGTGGAGAGCATCACTGGTGGAAAGGGCCTCTAAAAAACAGAATATAAACCTGATGCAGCTTGTATATGGGAAATCTGCATCAACATCAAACACTTCCACTAATGAAGTGAAGGATGACAGTGAGAATGAAGAGAGTGATGAAGATGAATTTTTTAAGCCCAAAGGGCAAAGGGCAAAG AACTCGATTGAAGGATTAGGTGGTGGGAACATCAACACTGAGGACTGTTCGAAATCCACTAAAATTTCAGAACTTAAGAACTGGAAAGAAGAAGAAGTATATGAGAGTATTCGTGATCGATTTGTCACTGGTGATTGGTCTAAAGGTGCCCTCAGAAATCAAATGTCAGAAGCTAAAACTGAAGAAGATGATATTGATGGTGACTTTGAAGATTTAGAAACTGGCGAGAAGTATGAGAGTCACCAGAAAGATGATTCTAGTAATGGTGGAATCCAAAAGGAAGATGATGATGCAATTGAGGAGCGGAGGTTAAAAAAGCTAGCTCTCCGCGCAAAATTTGATGCTCA TTATGATGGATCCGAATCACCGGAAGAGGAAACTGATGTACAAAATGGGGGAAAGTTTCACCGCAGTCAAGCGAATGACAGTGGGTATTATGACAAG TTGAAAGAAGAGATTGAACTCCAGAAACAAATTAATATAGCAGAACTCGACGATCTCGATGAGACTACCCGATTGGAAATTGAGGGATTCCGAACAGGAATGTATCTAAGGCTAGAAGTTCACGATGTTCCTTTTGAGATGATAGAGTATTTTGATCCCTGTCATCCCATTTTGGTTGGAGGAATTGGTCTCGGTGAGGAAAATGTTGGATACATGCAG ACGAGGCTAAAACGACACAGATGGCACAAGAAAGTGCTGAAGACTAGAGATCCAATAATTGTTTCAATTGGATGGAGGCGTTACCAGACCACCCCTGTTTATGCCATTGAGGACCAAAATGGAAGACATCGCATGCTCAAGTATACTCCAGAACATATGCATTGCCTTGCTATGTTTTGGGGCCCTCTTGCTCCACCCAAGACTGGAGTGCTTGCTGTTCAGAATTTATCTAACAATCAG GCGGCATTTCGCATCATAGCAACAGCATACGTACTTGAGTTCAACCATGCAGCACGGATAGTGAAAAAAATCAAGCTAGTTGGATACCCCTgtaaaatattcaagaaaacagcTCTCATCAAGGATATGTTTACTTCAGACTCGAAGTGGCTCGGTTTGAGGGTGCAGCAATTCGAACTGTGA
- the LOC107896284 gene encoding ribosome biogenesis protein BMS1 homolog isoform X3: protein MAMDSGADGQSHKAHRSRHSGASAKKKTKAKNKDQNSDQKQQNPKAFAFRSNAKAKRLQSRAVEKEQRRLHLPVIDRSYGELPPFVVVVQGPPQVGKSLLIKTLVKHYTKHNLPDVRGPITIVSGKQRRLQFVECPNDINGMIDAAKFADLALLLIDGSYGFEMETFEFLNILQVHGFPKVMGVLTHLDKFKDVKKLKKTKQRLKHRFWTEIYDGAKLFYLSGLIHGKYPKREVHNLARFISVMKFPPLSWRTSHPYLLVDRFEDVTPPERVQMNSKCDRNVTLYGYLRGCNLKKGTKVHIAGVGDFSLAGVTGLSDPCPLPSAAKKKGLRDKEKLFYAPMSGLGDLLYDKDAVYININDQFVQYSKVDEMGGTTNKENKRDVGEDLVKSLQAVKSPIDEKLEKTKISLFSHNDRKRRKAIFGDGVDHSNLKSTDEENEGDEDDDSDNDNDEGENDRSNEDNESCSGSEFSDGDEEDLKSEEDDRSNEDNESCSGSEFSDGDKEDLKSEDGMGNISKWRASLVERASKKQNINLMQLVYGKSASTSNTSTNEVKDDSENEESDEDEFFKPKGQRAKNSIEGLGGGNINTEDCSKSTKISELKNWKEEEVYESIRDRFVTGDWSKGALRNQMSEAKTEEDDIDGDFEDLETGEKYESHQKDDSSNGGIQKEDDDAIEERRLKKLALRAKFDAHYDGSESPEEETDVQNGGKFHRSQANDSGYYDKLKEEIELQKQINIAELDDLDETTRLEIEGFRTGMYLRLEVHDVPFEMIEYFDPCHPILVGGIGLGEENVGYMQTRLKRHRWHKKVLKTRDPIIVSIGWRRYQTTPVYAIEDQNGRHRMLKYTPEHMHCLAMFWGPLAPPKTGVLAVQNLSNNQAAFRIIATAYVLEFNHAARIVKKIKLVGYPCKIFKKTTLIKDMFTSDLEVARFEGAAIRTVSGIRGQVKKAAKEEIGNQPKKKGGQAREGIARCTFEDRILMSDIVFLRAWTQVEVPQFYNALTTSLQPRQKTWQGMKTVAELRREHNLSIPVNKDSLYKPIERKPRKFNPLVIPKALQADLPFESKPKNIPHRKRPLLEDRRAVVMEPHERKVHALVQHLQLIRNDKMKKRKIKEEEKRKEVEAQRAKDEQVLRKRRREERQERYREQDKLTKKIRRHVEA from the exons ATGGCCATGGATAGTGGCGCTGATGGGCAGTCTCACAAGGCTCACCGCTCTCGCCACTCGGGTGCCTCTGCAAAAAAGAAAACCAAAGCCAAAAACAAGGATCAAAACTCCGACCAGAAGCAGCAAAATCCTAAG GCATTTGCTTTTCGTTCCAATGCAAAAGCGAAGCGTTTGCAATCGCGTGCTGTTGAAAAAGAACAACGAAGGCTTCATCTTCCTGTTATCGATCGCTCTTATGGTGAGCTGCCTCCATTTGTGGTCGTGGTGCAGGGGCCCCCTCAG GTTGGAAAGTCTCTTTTAATCAAGACTCTCGTAAAGCATTACACAAAGCATAATCTACCTGATGTTCGAGGACCAATAACCATAGTATCAG GCAAGCAGCGGCGCTTGCAGTTTGTTGAGTGTCCAAATGATATCAATGGTATGATTGATGCTGCAAAGTTTGCTGATCTAGCATTGCTTCTAATTGATGGAAGTTACGGCTTTGAAATG GAAACATTTGAATTCCTTAACATATTGCAAGTTCATGGTTTTCCAAAGGTGATGGGAGTTCTTACTCACCTTGATAAGTTTAAGGACgtaaagaaactaaagaaaacaaaacagcGTCTCAAACACCGTTTCTGGACAGAAATATATGATGGagctaaattgttttatttatctgGTCTCATTCACGGGAA GTATCCCAAGCGAGAAGTTCACAATCTTGCAAGATTTATATCTGTTATGAAGTTCCCTCCTTTATCGTGGAGGACTTCTCATCCGTATCTCTTGGTTGACCGTTTTGAAGATGTTACTCCCCCTGAGAGAGTGCAAATGAACAGTAAATGTGATAGGAATGTTACGCTTTACGGTTATCTGCGAGGTTGTAATTTGAAAAAGGGAACTAAG GTCCATATTGCCGGTGTTGGAGACTTTAGCTTGGCTGGTGTTACAGGCCTATCTGATCCTTGCCCTTTACCATCAGCTGCAAAAAAGAAGGGACTCCGTGACAAAGAAAAACTTTTTTATGCCCCCATGTCTGGACTGGGGGATCTCTTGTATGACAAAGATGCAGTCTACATAAACATTAATGACCAGTTTGTTCAGTATTCTAAAGTTGATGAAATGGGGGGAACAACAAATAAAG AAAATAAACGAGATGTTGGTGAGGACCTTGTGAAATCACTTCAGGCTGTAAAGAGCCCAATTGATGAGAAgttggaaaaaactaaaatttccctttttagtcACAATGATAGGAAAAGGAGAAAAGCAATCTTTGGAGACGGTGTTGATCATAGTAATCTCAAG AGTACAGATGAAGAGAATGAAGGTGATGAAGATGATGACAGTGACAACGACAACGATGAAGGTGAAAATGACAGAAGCAATGAAGATAACGAGTCATGTTCAGGTTCAGAGTTTTCCGACGGTGACGAAGAGGATCTAAAGTCTGAGG AAGATGACAGAAGCAACGAAGATAACGAGTCATGTTCAGGTTCAGAGTTTTCTGATGGTGACAAAGAGGATCTGAAGTCTGAGG ATGGCATGGGAAACATATCAAAGTGGAGAGCATCACTGGTGGAAAGGGCCTCTAAAAAACAGAATATAAACCTGATGCAGCTTGTATATGGGAAATCTGCATCAACATCAAACACTTCCACTAATGAAGTGAAGGATGACAGTGAGAATGAAGAGAGTGATGAAGATGAATTTTTTAAGCCCAAAGGGCAAAGGGCAAAG AACTCGATTGAAGGATTAGGTGGTGGGAACATCAACACTGAGGACTGTTCGAAATCCACTAAAATTTCAGAACTTAAGAACTGGAAAGAAGAAGAAGTATATGAGAGTATTCGTGATCGATTTGTCACTGGTGATTGGTCTAAAGGTGCCCTCAGAAATCAAATGTCAGAAGCTAAAACTGAAGAAGATGATATTGATGGTGACTTTGAAGATTTAGAAACTGGCGAGAAGTATGAGAGTCACCAGAAAGATGATTCTAGTAATGGTGGAATCCAAAAGGAAGATGATGATGCAATTGAGGAGCGGAGGTTAAAAAAGCTAGCTCTCCGCGCAAAATTTGATGCTCA TTATGATGGATCCGAATCACCGGAAGAGGAAACTGATGTACAAAATGGGGGAAAGTTTCACCGCAGTCAAGCGAATGACAGTGGGTATTATGACAAG TTGAAAGAAGAGATTGAACTCCAGAAACAAATTAATATAGCAGAACTCGACGATCTCGATGAGACTACCCGATTGGAAATTGAGGGATTCCGAACAGGAATGTATCTAAGGCTAGAAGTTCACGATGTTCCTTTTGAGATGATAGAGTATTTTGATCCCTGTCATCCCATTTTGGTTGGAGGAATTGGTCTCGGTGAGGAAAATGTTGGATACATGCAG ACGAGGCTAAAACGACACAGATGGCACAAGAAAGTGCTGAAGACTAGAGATCCAATAATTGTTTCAATTGGATGGAGGCGTTACCAGACCACCCCTGTTTATGCCATTGAGGACCAAAATGGAAGACATCGCATGCTCAAGTATACTCCAGAACATATGCATTGCCTTGCTATGTTTTGGGGCCCTCTTGCTCCACCCAAGACTGGAGTGCTTGCTGTTCAGAATTTATCTAACAATCAG GCGGCATTTCGCATCATAGCAACAGCATATGTACTTGAGTTCAACCATGCAGCACGGATAGTGAAAAAAATCAAGCTAGTTGGATACCCCTgtaaaatattcaagaaaacaacccTCATCAAGGATATGTTTACTTCAGATCTCGAAGTGGCTCGGTTTGAGGGTGCAGCAATTCGAACTGTGAGTGGGATCCGTGGGCAGGTGAAAAAG GCAGCAAAGGAAGAGATTGGTAATCAACCCAAAAAGAAGGGAGGGCAAGCGAGGGAAGGAATTGCAAGGTGCACCTTCGAGGATCGAATTTTGATGAGTGACATTGTCTTTTTGCGTGCATGGACTCAAGTTGAAGTTCCTCAGTTCTATAATGCATTAACTACTTCGTTGCAACCTCGTCAGAAGACCTGGCAAGGAATGAAAACAGTCGCAGAATTGAGGAGAGAACACAATCTTTCTATTCCTGTTAACAAGGATTCCCTCTACAAG CCAATTGAGAGAAAGCCAAGGAAATTCAATCCCCTTGTGATCCCTAAGGCGTTACAAGCAGATCTCCCGTTTGAATCGAAGCCCAAGAATATACCACACAGGAAACGGCCACTTCTTGAAGATAGAAGAGCTGTTGTCATGGAGCCTCATGAACGGAAAGTTCACGCTCTTGTTCAACACCTTCAGTTGATTAGAAATGACAAG ATGAAGAAGCGGAAGATCAAGGAGGAGGAAAAACGGAAAGAAGTAGAGGCACAGAGAGCAAAGGATGAACAGGTGTTAAGAAAGCGTCGGAGAGAAGAAAGGCAAGAGAGATACCGGGAGCAGGACAAACTAACGAAAAAGATTCGCAGACATGTGGAAGCCTGA